The following are encoded together in the Pseudomonas maumuensis genome:
- a CDS encoding MBL fold metallo-hydrolase: MSLFTPLRGLLLACLTLGGQAMAAEPLKLEAYNPGHAAIFPVSSVIVSGAHDAILVDAQFGKAQAEQVVERLRASGKQLTTIYVSHGDPDYYFGLDTITQAFPKARVVASAATVEHIRKTMDAKLAYWGPQMGADKPARLVVPQVLQGDRLELEGQALQVVGLDGPQPDRSFVWIPSIKAVVGGVVVSEGIHVWMADTQTAQSHADWLKTLAKIEQLAPRTVIPGHYLGDSSRSLDAVRFTAGYIRDFDTEAAKAANGAALIAAMKQRYPNLGDESSLELGAKVAKGEMKW, from the coding sequence ATGTCTCTCTTCACGCCCCTTCGCGGCCTGCTGCTGGCCTGCCTTACCCTCGGTGGCCAGGCCATGGCTGCCGAACCGCTCAAACTGGAAGCCTACAACCCCGGTCACGCGGCGATCTTCCCGGTCAGCTCGGTGATCGTCAGCGGTGCCCACGACGCCATCCTGGTCGACGCCCAGTTCGGCAAGGCCCAGGCCGAGCAGGTGGTCGAGCGCCTGCGTGCCAGCGGCAAGCAGCTGACCACCATCTACGTCAGCCATGGCGACCCGGACTACTACTTCGGCCTGGACACCATCACCCAGGCGTTCCCCAAGGCCCGCGTGGTCGCCTCGGCCGCCACGGTCGAGCACATTCGCAAGACCATGGACGCCAAGCTGGCCTACTGGGGCCCGCAGATGGGCGCGGACAAGCCGGCACGTCTGGTGGTGCCCCAGGTACTGCAGGGTGATCGCCTGGAATTGGAAGGCCAGGCACTGCAGGTCGTCGGCCTGGACGGTCCGCAGCCGGACCGTAGCTTCGTGTGGATTCCCTCGATCAAGGCAGTGGTCGGTGGCGTGGTGGTTTCCGAGGGCATCCATGTGTGGATGGCCGACACCCAGACCGCGCAATCCCACGCCGACTGGCTGAAGACCCTGGCGAAGATCGAGCAACTCGCACCGCGCACGGTGATCCCGGGGCACTACCTGGGGGACAGCAGCCGTTCGCTGGACGCAGTGCGTTTCACCGCCGGCTACATTCGTGACTTCGATACCGAGGCCGCCAAGGCTGCCAATGGCGCCGCGCTGATCGCGGCGATGAAGCAGCGCTACCCGAACCTGGGTGACGAGAGCTCCCTTGAATTGGGTGCCAAGGTCGCCAAGGGCGAGATGAAGTGGTAA
- a CDS encoding LysR family transcriptional regulator, translating into MDRLNAMRVFVTVVDLGSQSAAADHLELSRPVVSRYLAELEDWVGARLMQRTTRKLSLTAAGLETLPRCRQLLELAGDLQSAVRQPDDAPRGELRISVSTSFGQAQLVNALAAYVKRYPGVKVELQMLDRTVNLVDERIDLAIRTSNDVDPNLIARRLSVCRSVVCASPAYLREHGTPDRVEALSQHNCLTHAYFGHSLWHFEVDGQNVAVPVQGNISANEAMTLQKAALAHAGIAMLPTYQAAAALRSGELVRLLPQAKPRELTLNAVYTSRKHMPATLRSMLDFLAQRFGDEPEWDNDLGG; encoded by the coding sequence ATGGACCGACTCAACGCCATGCGCGTATTCGTCACCGTCGTCGACCTGGGCAGCCAGTCGGCCGCCGCGGACCACCTGGAACTCTCCAGGCCCGTGGTATCCCGCTACCTGGCGGAGTTGGAGGACTGGGTCGGGGCACGCCTGATGCAACGCACCACCCGCAAGCTCAGCCTGACCGCGGCAGGCCTCGAGACCCTGCCACGCTGTCGACAGTTGCTGGAGCTGGCCGGCGACCTGCAAAGCGCCGTGCGCCAACCGGACGACGCGCCCCGTGGCGAGCTGCGCATCAGCGTCAGCACCTCGTTCGGCCAGGCCCAGTTGGTGAATGCGCTGGCGGCCTACGTCAAACGCTACCCTGGGGTGAAGGTTGAGCTGCAGATGCTCGACCGCACCGTCAACCTGGTGGACGAACGCATCGACCTGGCGATCCGCACCAGCAACGATGTCGACCCCAACCTCATCGCCCGGCGCCTGAGCGTGTGCCGTTCGGTGGTCTGCGCCAGCCCCGCCTACCTGCGCGAGCACGGTACGCCGGACCGGGTCGAGGCGTTGAGCCAGCACAACTGCCTGACCCACGCCTACTTCGGTCACAGCCTGTGGCACTTCGAGGTGGACGGGCAGAACGTCGCCGTGCCGGTGCAGGGCAACATCAGCGCCAACGAGGCCATGACCCTGCAGAAAGCCGCCCTGGCCCATGCCGGCATCGCCATGCTGCCCACCTACCAGGCGGCCGCCGCGCTGCGCAGTGGCGAGCTGGTGCGATTGCTGCCGCAAGCCAAGCCACGGGAACTGACCCTGAATGCGGTGTACACCTCGCGCAAACACATGCCGGCGACGTTGCGCAGCATGCTGGACTTTCTTGCTCAGCGGTTTGGTGACGAACCGGAGTGGGACAATGATCTGGGAGGGTAA
- a CDS encoding phosphatidylinositol-specific phospholipase C domain-containing protein, giving the protein MNDENTKKDGLSETKQTYRDNEVNFSPDWHDGTSRYTIASGSYTLNEVYISEGEDPDQKNKKGDVKRFSNDGKMLFEVGRSGSKDVAKSWSEIVKRKNNTFDDDPGDLNFAFEGDLLLTLTDGEFGADKREFLFRDVWVGQGSTWFNNNWWFGGPHCENIGDHTVSCRGESTLNHAPVRMDFRRGGSNAVDRYDLRNLTYDDFTHWMGELDPSTRLDRIVMPGSHNAGMYETKNCSPDMDITRWMSKTQGQSIYTQLSVGSRYFDLRIKKHDGNLITTHRENNTTGKGCDGAKLQVIMDDVKKFLGESPSEVVILKISHFKDLAVEKDVKSLMDSYASILYKNADRGVNLAELTLGDVKGKVLLVLSEALEPEPERGYFSYRDGSARGSNLVVYDKYTNTTDYKEMRADQLDKLNKTGGLGQGFLFLLSWTLTANGSEFWSSVEQMARLANKWLPQGLADLTKMPNIVYLDFINADVAAYIILRNFPADASTKARFEVKKSLK; this is encoded by the coding sequence ATGAACGACGAAAATACTAAGAAAGATGGATTGTCAGAGACTAAGCAGACATACCGTGATAATGAGGTTAACTTTTCACCCGATTGGCATGATGGCACCTCTCGTTACACGATCGCGAGTGGGAGTTATACACTAAACGAGGTTTACATCAGCGAGGGTGAAGATCCTGATCAGAAGAATAAAAAAGGCGATGTGAAGAGATTTTCTAATGACGGCAAGATGTTGTTTGAGGTGGGGCGCTCCGGGTCCAAGGACGTAGCCAAGAGCTGGTCGGAAATTGTTAAGCGGAAGAACAATACTTTTGACGATGATCCAGGTGATCTGAATTTTGCCTTTGAAGGGGACTTGCTGTTAACGCTGACGGATGGAGAGTTTGGTGCTGATAAGCGGGAATTCTTGTTTAGGGATGTCTGGGTAGGCCAAGGTTCCACATGGTTTAATAATAACTGGTGGTTTGGCGGGCCGCACTGTGAAAATATCGGTGACCATACCGTAAGCTGTAGGGGGGAATCTACGCTTAATCATGCCCCGGTTAGAATGGATTTCAGGCGTGGGGGGAGCAATGCGGTCGATCGATATGATCTCCGCAACCTTACCTATGATGACTTCACGCATTGGATGGGGGAGCTGGATCCTAGCACGCGACTCGACAGGATTGTCATGCCGGGGAGCCATAATGCGGGTATGTACGAGACCAAAAACTGCTCCCCTGATATGGATATCACACGCTGGATGTCCAAGACTCAAGGCCAGAGCATCTATACGCAGCTGAGTGTTGGATCAAGGTATTTTGATTTGCGAATCAAAAAACATGATGGCAATCTCATTACTACTCATCGAGAAAACAATACGACGGGTAAAGGTTGTGATGGGGCTAAACTGCAAGTAATCATGGATGATGTAAAGAAGTTTTTGGGCGAGTCTCCTTCTGAAGTCGTTATTCTGAAAATTAGCCATTTTAAAGACCTTGCTGTTGAAAAAGACGTAAAATCTTTGATGGATAGTTATGCCAGTATTCTCTATAAGAACGCTGACAGGGGGGTCAATTTGGCTGAGCTGACGCTCGGTGATGTCAAGGGTAAGGTGCTGTTGGTACTTAGCGAGGCTTTGGAGCCTGAGCCTGAACGTGGTTACTTCTCTTACCGTGATGGCTCCGCCAGAGGCTCAAATCTTGTAGTGTATGACAAATATACGAATACAACTGACTACAAGGAGATGCGGGCTGATCAGCTGGATAAGCTCAATAAAACCGGTGGGCTTGGTCAAGGATTCTTGTTCCTCCTGTCCTGGACGTTGACAGCTAATGGGTCCGAGTTTTGGTCAAGTGTTGAGCAAATGGCCAGGCTGGCCAACAAATGGTTACCACAAGGTCTAGCTGACCTGACGAAAATGCCCAACATTGTCTATCTGGATTTTATCAATGCGGACGTTGCAGCGTATATCATCCTCCGGAACTTCCCCGCGGATGCATCGACCAAAGCACGTTTTGAAGTGAAGAAAAGCCTCAAGTAA
- a CDS encoding isocitrate lyase/PEP mutase family protein — MPKASHHDLRFAFRELLASGSCYHTASVFDPMSARIAADLGFEVGILGGSVASLQVLAAPDFALITLSEFVEQATRIGRVAQLPVLADADHGYGNALNVMRTVIELERAGVAALTIEDTLLPAQFGRKSTDLISVEEGVGKIRAALEARVDSALAIIARTNAGVLSTEEIIVRTQSYQKAGADGICMVGVKDFEQLEQIAEHLSVPLMLVTYANPNLRDDERLARLGVRIVVDGHAAYFAAIKATYDCLRQQRGLQHKADSLGATELSHTYTQPEDYIRWAKEYMSVEE, encoded by the coding sequence ATGCCCAAGGCTTCCCACCACGATCTGCGTTTTGCCTTCCGCGAACTGCTTGCTTCCGGTTCGTGCTATCACACCGCGTCGGTCTTCGATCCGATGTCAGCTCGTATTGCCGCCGACCTTGGTTTTGAAGTCGGCATTCTCGGCGGTTCGGTCGCCTCGTTGCAGGTTCTGGCCGCGCCGGATTTCGCCCTGATCACCCTGAGCGAGTTCGTCGAGCAGGCCACCCGTATTGGCCGTGTCGCCCAGTTGCCGGTGCTTGCCGACGCCGACCACGGCTACGGCAATGCGCTCAACGTGATGCGCACGGTGATCGAACTGGAACGCGCCGGCGTTGCCGCGCTGACCATCGAGGATACCCTGCTGCCGGCGCAGTTCGGTCGCAAGTCCACCGACCTGATCTCGGTGGAGGAGGGCGTGGGCAAGATTCGCGCGGCGCTGGAGGCGCGGGTCGATTCGGCCCTGGCGATCATTGCCCGCACCAATGCTGGCGTGTTGAGCACCGAGGAAATCATCGTGCGCACCCAGAGCTACCAGAAGGCTGGTGCCGATGGCATCTGCATGGTGGGGGTGAAGGACTTCGAGCAACTCGAGCAGATCGCCGAACACCTGAGCGTGCCGTTGATGCTGGTGACCTACGCCAACCCCAACCTGCGCGACGATGAGCGCCTGGCGCGCCTGGGCGTGCGTATCGTGGTCGACGGCCATGCCGCCTACTTCGCCGCGATCAAGGCCACCTACGACTGCCTGCGCCAGCAGCGTGGCCTGCAGCACAAGGCGGACAGCCTCGGTGCCACCGAGCTTTCGCACACCTATACCCAGCCCGAGGACTACATCCGTTGGGCCAAGGAATACATGAGTGTCGAGGAATGA
- a CDS encoding MDR family MFS transporter: MTAALPPTVLRSVLTALMLAILLGALDQTIVAVSLPAISAQFNDVGLLAWVISGYMVAMTIAVPIYGKLGDLYGRRRMILTGTALFTLASVACGLAQDMPQLVLARVLQGIGAGGMVSVSQAIIGDFVPPRERGRYQGYFSSMYALASVAGPVLGGWLTEYLSWRWVFWINLPLGLTALWVIHRALDGLPVKHRLAQVDYLGAVLMIIGLGSLLLGITLVGQGHAWQSSEVLALLACALLGLAAFIAHERRCREPLLPLGLFGNRVAVLCWCVIFFASFQSISLTMLMPLRYQGITGAGADSAALHLLPLAMGLPIGAFTGGRMTSRTGRFKPQILTGALLMPLAIAAIALTPPQAGLLSALFMLLTGIACGLQFPTSLVGTQSAVQSKDIGVATSTTNLFRSLGGAMGVACMSSLLLALLHQGGFELLGNPLLGSLKAGEADPLTQSRLLETFRHLLLISAAASLIGLLAALALPDRQLRGY, encoded by the coding sequence GTGACCGCCGCCCTGCCCCCAACCGTTCTGCGCAGCGTCCTCACCGCCCTGATGCTGGCGATCCTCCTTGGCGCCCTCGACCAGACCATCGTCGCCGTCTCCCTGCCGGCTATCTCCGCGCAGTTCAACGATGTCGGCCTTCTGGCCTGGGTCATCTCCGGCTACATGGTCGCGATGACCATCGCCGTGCCGATCTACGGCAAGCTCGGTGACCTGTACGGGCGGCGACGCATGATCCTCACCGGCACCGCCCTGTTCACCCTCGCCTCGGTGGCCTGCGGCCTGGCCCAGGACATGCCGCAACTGGTGCTGGCCCGGGTGCTTCAGGGTATCGGCGCCGGCGGTATGGTGTCGGTCAGCCAGGCAATCATCGGCGACTTCGTGCCGCCCCGCGAACGCGGACGCTATCAGGGCTACTTCAGCAGCATGTACGCACTGGCCAGCGTCGCCGGGCCGGTGCTGGGCGGCTGGCTGACCGAGTACCTGTCCTGGCGCTGGGTGTTCTGGATCAACCTGCCGCTGGGACTGACCGCGCTGTGGGTGATCCACCGGGCGCTGGACGGCCTGCCGGTCAAGCATCGCCTGGCCCAGGTCGACTACCTCGGCGCGGTGCTGATGATCATCGGCCTGGGCAGCCTGCTGCTGGGCATCACCCTGGTCGGCCAGGGACATGCCTGGCAGTCGTCCGAGGTCCTGGCGTTGCTGGCCTGCGCACTGCTGGGGCTGGCAGCGTTCATAGCCCACGAGCGGCGCTGCCGCGAGCCGCTGTTGCCTCTGGGCCTGTTCGGCAACCGGGTCGCGGTACTGTGCTGGTGCGTGATCTTCTTCGCCAGCTTCCAGTCAATCTCGTTGACCATGCTGATGCCCCTGCGTTACCAGGGCATCACTGGTGCCGGCGCCGATAGCGCGGCGCTGCACCTGCTGCCGCTGGCCATGGGGCTGCCCATCGGCGCCTTCACCGGTGGACGCATGACCAGCCGCACCGGCCGCTTCAAGCCGCAAATCCTCACCGGAGCGCTGCTGATGCCGCTGGCGATCGCCGCCATAGCGCTGACACCGCCGCAGGCGGGGTTACTCAGCGCATTGTTCATGCTGCTGACCGGCATCGCCTGCGGCCTGCAGTTCCCCACTTCACTGGTAGGCACCCAGAGTGCGGTGCAGAGCAAGGATATTGGCGTGGCGACCAGCACCACCAACCTGTTCCGCTCGTTGGGTGGGGCGATGGGGGTGGCGTGCATGTCCAGCCTGTTACTGGCGCTGTTGCACCAGGGAGGCTTTGAACTGCTGGGCAACCCGCTGCTGGGCAGCCTCAAGGCGGGCGAGGCGGATCCACTGACCCAGTCGCGTCTACTTGAAACCTTCCGCCACTTGTTGCTGATCAGTGCCGCAGCTTCGCTGATTGGGCTGCTGGCGGCGCTGGCATTGCCGGACCGGCAATTGCGCGGCTATTGA
- the ttgR gene encoding efflux transport transcriptional regulator TtgR has product MVRRTKEEAQETRAQIIEAAEKAFYKRGVARTTLADIAELAGVTRGAIYWHFSNKAELVQALLDSLHETHDHLARASEREDELDPLGCMRKLLLQVFNELVLDARTRRINEILHHKCEFTDDMCEIRQQRQGAVLDCHQSIALALGNAVRRGQLPAGLDIDRAAVAMFAYVDGLIGRWLLLPDSFDLLVDVEKWVDTGLDMLRLSPALRK; this is encoded by the coding sequence ATGGTCCGTCGAACCAAAGAAGAAGCCCAGGAAACCCGTGCCCAGATCATCGAGGCGGCGGAGAAGGCCTTCTACAAGCGCGGGGTGGCGCGTACCACCCTGGCCGACATCGCTGAGCTCGCGGGCGTTACTCGTGGAGCGATCTACTGGCACTTCAGCAACAAGGCCGAACTGGTGCAGGCGTTGCTCGACAGCCTGCATGAGACCCACGATCACTTGGCACGCGCCAGTGAACGCGAGGATGAGCTTGATCCGCTCGGCTGCATGCGCAAGCTGTTGCTGCAAGTGTTCAACGAGTTGGTGCTCGATGCCCGAACCCGGCGTATCAACGAAATCCTGCATCACAAGTGCGAGTTCACCGACGACATGTGTGAGATTCGCCAGCAGCGCCAGGGCGCGGTGCTGGATTGTCATCAAAGCATTGCCCTGGCCTTGGGTAATGCAGTTCGCCGCGGTCAGTTGCCTGCCGGGCTTGATATCGACCGGGCCGCGGTGGCCATGTTCGCCTATGTCGATGGCCTGATCGGCCGCTGGCTGCTGTTGCCGGACAGCTTCGACCTGCTGGTCGATGTCGAAAAATGGGTCGATACCGGGCTGGATATGCTGCGCTTGAGCCCGGCCTTGCGCAAATGA